AATTAATGAAAATTTTCTCTGCAAAAGGATTGGTAAATTTTATAAAAGAGCAAGCTTAGTTCGACAAGCTCACTAAATTAGATTATCAAATGGTTTTTGCGCCCTAGGTGCATAATGTTATAGCCCCGTACGAGTGTAACGAAGTGCGGGGGTGCAAGCTTAAAATTATTTACCGCTGACAGATAATTTAGCATCAAACGAAATACGTCCTTCAGCGGAATTTAGCATTTATCCTGTAGTGAATTATTACAAAATTCTCTGTTTCATTTCGCCGAGAAGAAAAATTATCTTTCAACAGAATATAATCATCGGCGACAAAGACGATATATCCATTAACCCAGCATTGCGCTACGCTTATACCGGCTTACAAATATTTAGCTCCTACGGAGCTATTAATCTAATTTATTTATGGACGACTAAACCCCTGCTAAGCTTAATCTTCCGCCGGTGGGCGGACAGGTCTGATTAAGCTTGATTTGATTTCGGTCTCCTGACCGTTTTGTTAATTATGTTTGTTAAAGACAAATTTAAATTTACGACTTAATCTAAAGATTAAGCCGAGCGGTGGGCAAGCTTAGTAATAGAAAAAATGAGGGTTTCGCTCTAAGCAAAACCCTCATTAAAACAACTTAAGCTTCAAACTTTTTAGTAATCAGAAAGTAGCGTTTCCAAGTTTTTAAAGCGGTTTTTATAATCCTCCATAGAACATTTTATTATTTCGCGAGCTTCTTCCGCACCATAAGTATCCGTAATTTCTACTTCGGCTTTACCTGCTTTACCGGGTAAATCTTTATATGTTAGGAAATAATGTTTTAAACGCTCAATAGTCAAATCAGGCGCATCGCTTATATCTTTAAAACCACCATAAACAACATCGCCGGCTAAAACGGCAATAATTTTATCATCAGCTTCATCGCCATCAAGCATGCGAAAACCACCAATAGGAATGGCACGAACCAAAATATCGCCATGTGTAATTTCTTTTTCTGTTAAAACACAAATATCAATAGGGTCTTTATCTCCGATTATTTCTTCGCGTCCGGTTTTATTACGACAATATTCTGCAACTTTTTCTGCTGAATATGATTGTGGAATAAATCCATAAAGAGCCGGAACGGTATTTGAATATTTCTGAGGTCTATCCAAACGCAAATAACCGGATTCTTTATCTACTTCGTATTTTACGGTATCTGTAGGTACCATTTCTATATAGCAAGTTATTAAATTTGGTGCTTCTATTCCAATATTTACACCATGCCAAGGATGCGATTTATAGCGTAGTCCCATCAGCTTGCCAATAGGATCCATTAATGAGTTACTCATAATTTTGCGGTTTAAATTTATGTGACAATTTTGCTAAATCACTTTAAGTTCTTTTCCAACTTTAACAAAAGCCTCAACAGCCTTATCTAAATGCTCAATTTCATGACCAGCAGACAATTGAACTCTAATACGCGCTTGACCTTTAGGAACAACAGGGAAATAAAAGCCAATAACATAAACGCCTTCATCCAATAATTTTGCGG
This window of the Bacteroidales bacterium genome carries:
- a CDS encoding inorganic pyrophosphatase encodes the protein MSNSLMDPIGKLMGLRYKSHPWHGVNIGIEAPNLITCYIEMVPTDTVKYEVDKESGYLRLDRPQKYSNTVPALYGFIPQSYSAEKVAEYCRNKTGREEIIGDKDPIDICVLTEKEITHGDILVRAIPIGGFRMLDGDEADDKIIAVLAGDVVYGGFKDISDAPDLTIERLKHYFLTYKDLPGKAGKAEVEITDTYGAEEAREIIKCSMEDYKNRFKNLETLLSDY